A region of the Methylobacterium nodulans ORS 2060 genome:
GGTGTCCTCCCGTCGCGAGGAGACATATGGTTGCCCGTCCCGGTCAATCCCACCATCGGCCTGCAACATCCTTATCAAGCTGCCGGCGGCCCGCCTCCGCGGAGCCTCCGCCGCCCCCGCCGCGCTGCCGAACCGCCCCGCAGAAGTAATACTTTCCAACTACATCTGTTATTAGCGGGATTGAGGATTATCATGCGAGCTGATCTTATGACACTGTGCTTTGGTATGACGATGCCGGGGCGGCGTGAGGATGAGGTCTCCCTGCACCTTCGTCCAATGGCCGGCGAGACAGGGTCAGCCGTATCGTTCGGGCCTTCAGCGGTCGGAGGAAACGTCACCGCGAAGCAGGCGGGACCGGGGCTGGCATCATGGCGGGCGCGCCTGTCCGGGCGCGCCGGCCGATCGCGGGGGCGATCGCCGCCCCGCTCCCCAGCGCAGGCGCAGTCGCCGCACCGGCTGCGCCTGCGCACCCTGCCGCATTTGCCTCTTTCCCGGGCAGCCGCCATAATGCGCACCGTCCCGCCGTGTGACGGGCGGTGGGTCTGGGAGAGGAACCGTGGCGCAGGGCACACGCTCCTGCTCGCACCAGTGCGGCATTCAGACGGCCTGGACCGATGAAGCAGGTGCGGAAGCGGCGGTGGCAGCGTTTGCGGCGACACTCGATCGCGAGCGGATCGCGCATCTCGTGATCTTCTTCTCGCCGAGCTACGGCGTCGACGGTGTGGCGGCGGCCGTCGCCCGTCACTTCCCGGGCATCCGGGTCTCGGGCTGCACCTCGTCGGGCGAGATCAGCCCGATGAGCGGGTTGGCGCGGGGCCTCGTCGCCGTCGCCTTCCCGCGGGAGGGTTTCCGGATCGCCTCCGTGCTGCTGGACAGGATCGACGATCTCGACGTGGAGCGGGCCGCGGAAGCGCTGCGCCTGCTGCGCACCAGCCTCGACGCGATCGGCACCGGAGGGCAGCGCTTCGCGATCTCGCTCATCGACGGGCTCGCGAATGCCGAGGAGGCGGTGACCTCCGCCGTCGCGGGCGGGCTCGACGGCGTACCCCTCGTCGGGGGGTCGGCCGGGGACGAACTCACCTTCTGCGAAACGGCGCTGATCCACGACGGGGCGGTTCACCGCCGCGCCGCGATCCTGCTGCTGATCGAGACCGACTTCCTGGTCGAGATCTTCAAGAACCACAATTTCGAGCCGACCGGGACCAAGTTCGTGGTCACCGACACCGATCACGGGCGGCGCGCGGTGCGGGAGCTGAACGCCGAGCCGGCCGCCCTGGAATACGCGCGTGCACTCGGCATGCCGCTCGAGGCCCTGACGCCCACCGACTTCGCCGCCAATCCGCTCGTGGTGCGCATCGGCGGCGATTATTTCTGCCGCTCGATCCGCCACCTCAATCCGGACGGCTCGCTCAGCTTCTTCTGCGCGGTGGACGAAGGCGTGGTGCTGACCCTCGCCCGCCAGAAGGACATCGTCGAGGCGACGCGCGAGGAGCTCGCGCGCCTCGACGCGCGCCTCGGCGGGCTCGACCTCGTCATCGGCTTCGAATGCGTGCTGCGCCGCCTCGACGCCGAGCTTCATCAGGTCCGCCATTGCATCTCGGACCTCTATCGCCAGTACAACGTCGTGGGCTTCGAGACCTACGGCGAGCAGTTCCGCTCCATGCACCTGAACCAGACCTTAACTGGCATTGCGATCGGCCGGCGGACCGTGTCATGAGCGTCGAGACGGAGGAGGTCACGGCGGCCGAGGAGCGCGAGGCGCTGCTGCGGCGGATCGCCAAGCTGGAGCGTATCAACGGCGCCCTGATGGCTCAGGTCGAGCGCTCGATGGATCAGCGCGGCACCGCCTATTCGCTGTTCCAGACCGCCATCACCCTCGAAGGGCAGGTGCGGGCGCGGACGGAGGAGCTGACGGCGCTGATGCGCAGCCTGGAGCGCTCGAACCAGGCGCTCACCGCGGCGAAGGAGGAGGCCGAGCGGGCGAACCGCTCGAAGACGCGCTTCCTCACGGCCGCGAGCCACGACCTGCTCCAGCCGCTCAACGCCGCGCGCCTCTCGCTCTCGGCGCTCGGCGACATGCCGGTGGGGGCGGAAGCCCAGGCGATCGTCGGCCAGGTCGAGCGCGGCCTCCAGACCATCGAGGACCTGATCAAGACCCTCCTCGACATCTCGAAGCTCGATGCCGGGCTGATCCAGCCGGCGCCCCGCAGCCTCAATCTCGCCGACGTGTTCGAGAGCGTCGAGGCGAGCTTCGGCCCGCTCGCCGCGCGCAAGGGCCTGCGCCTCGGGGTGCGGCCGGGCGACCTCTGGGTCACGAGCGACCTTCTGCTCCTGCAGCGGATCCTCCAGAACCTCGTCTCGAACGGAATCCGCTACACACAGGCGGGCGGCGTGCTGGTGGCGGCGCGGGCCCGCGGCGCGGAGGTGCGGATCGACGTGATCGATTCTGGCTCGGGCATCCCGGACGCCGACCGGGACCTGATCTTCGAGGAGTTCCACCGCGGCGGGCGCGAGAGCGTCGACGGCGAGATCGCGCTTGGCCTCGGCCTCTCGATCGTGCGCCGCTCCGCCGAGGCGCTCGGCCACCGGCTGACCCTCGCCTCGCGCGTCGGCCACGGCTCCCGCTTCACCCTGATGCTGCCGCGCGCCCGGGCGGAGGCGCCCCGGCCGGTGCAGCCGCTCGCCCTGCCGACGAGCCTGACGGGCGCCCGCATCGCCGTGATCGAGAACGACCGCGCCGCGCTCGAAGCCCTGGCGCGGCTGTTCCAGAACTGGGACGCCCATGCGCTGGCGGCCCGTGACCATCTCAGCCTGATGCGCCTGACCGGCTCGACCTGGAGCCCGGACGTCATCATCGCGGATTATCACCTTGACGGCGGGGCCTGCGGCCTCGACACGGTGACGTGGCTGCGCACCGTGCACGGCGGCGACATCCCGGCGGTGGTGACCACCGCGGACCATTCGCCGGAGGTCGAGGCGCATGTGCGGGCCGCCGGCTGCGAGCTTGTCCACAAGCCGATCAAGCCCGGACAGCTGCGCGCATTGCTGGCGCATCTGTTGACGAAAGCTTGAGCGTCCCCGCGTTCCGCGCAGGCGTGCCCCGCAAAGGTCGAGGGCAGGCGGGACTTGCCTTCTCGCCGCATGCTCCCCAAATTTGCTGAATCGCGCCGTCCCTGCGGCCCGTGCTCGCACGGGCCGCAGGGACGGCGTGCCGTGCTTCATTTCTCGAACCGGCCCGTCATCCTCTTGTGGATCGAGTGGAGGCCCGTGAGTCAGCCCGATATGAATCAGCTCGTGCGCATGTCGCATCTCTTCCCTGCCGAGACCGTCGAGGAGCCGTCGCCGGAGCTTCGGGTGCCGTTCGCGCAGTCGGGCGCGTTCGTGTGCAAGTTCATCATCGGCGAGCCGAACGACCGCGCGATCTGCTGCGGCGCTCCGGTGCAGGACGGGAAGAGCTGGTGCGCCTTCCACCGCCGCATCGTCTTCGAGCCGGCGCGTCCTGGCCGCCTGCGCTGAGGCAACCGTAGCATCGCCGTTCGACGGGCTGGAAGCCGAACGGGTTTCCGGGCCGGGGCGTTCGGCCGGGCGCTGACGCTCGCGGGCAGCGGCTCAATTTCCGGCGGCGCAGGGATAGAGGGCGGGCATCCGGCGGCGCGGCCCGCGCCCGTCCTCCGCGGCGACCGGGCGGCGGCAGCCGGGAGAGCCAGCCCGCGGATCCGCCCCGATCACCCATCCGGGCCCGTCCCAGGTGCCGAGAGTCGGGTAGAGCGTCCGGACCAGCATGGTCTGCCGGAGCGGCGCCGACCGGGGGACGCCGCGCGGCCGACGCGCAAGCGCGACCGGCTGCGGCGGATGCCGTGCGGACGGACTCGGATGGCGGCGGCTGGTTGCGACCAGCCTGACGGGGGCGGGCATGCGCCTGGCCCGAGGCCGGATCGGGTGCGGCATCGCGCCCTGTTTCGGATGCGCGACGGCCGAGGCGGCCGGCCCGGACGGGGCTGCGGCGCGGCTCGGCGGATCGGTCCAGCGGGTCTGTGCTTCCGCGCCGGGGACGGCACAGAGCAGTAGCGCCACCGCGAGTGCGAATCGGCGATTCAACACCAGAACGGTCCCTTCCGTAAGGATGCAGCGCGTCCCGACGGCATAGAGCATGTCGTGCCGCAGGGGAATCCCGGTGGCCGTCCCGGCCGACGCCCTGCGCAGAGGACACAATCTGCCATGGCGGGCACCCCGGGGTGAGGCTCGCCTGGTGCGCCACCGCATGGCAGCCGCGGTACTGCGCGGCATGGTCGCCCTGTCACGTCGCCAAGCGGCGCAGGAGATCCGACCGATGACCGACCACGCCACCATCCGCAGCGCCATCCTCATCGGCTTGGCCGCGGCCGGCGCGCTGCTGCCGTTCCAGGCCTCGGCCCAGGGCTGCGAGGAACTCTGGTATCAGCGCAACCGCATCTTCAAGGAAGCCGGCTACTGCTTCCGCACGCCGCGCGGCATCCGGACCTTCGGCAATGCCGGCTGCGCCTACGACGACGAGCGCGACGTGCCGCTCTCCGTCCGGCAGCGCGACGCGGTGGCGGCGATCCGCGAGACCGAGCGGCTGCTCGGCTGCCGCCCCTGACGGAAGCTGGCGCTCCGTTTGCGATCGGGGGCGACACGTCCCGCGGGAGGCCTGATCATGCATCAGAACAAGACCGAGATGTCCGGATTTCATCCGGGTTCGCCGTTTCTGGACAGACTGCGCGATGCCGCGATGCTCCTGACGCTGGCAGTGGGCATTCCGCTCACCCTGGCCTGGGTCGGCCTCGTCGGCTGGAGCGTCGTCTGGCTGATCTGCTGGGTGCTGTGAGACCGCTCGGGCGCCCGACCGGCCGTGGCCCGACGCCCGCCGCTGGTTTTAAAGACCGGGAGGGCCGCCAGACCCCGATCGCCTCCGCCATGGGCTATGGGGAGGCGGGCGTGCCCGGTCCTGCCCCCGCCTCGCCGATGAGCACGCGCCGGTCTCCGATCCGGCGCGTGAAGTGGATGTCGTCGAGATGTTCGAGGAGCGGGATCGAGAACTTGCGCGAGATCCCGAGCACCGCTCCCGCCTCGCGGGCCAGGAAGCCGTCTCCCCCTGCGAAGCTGCGCGCGAGCGTCGCCTTGGCGCCCTCGACGGCCTCGCGGTGGAAGAGAATCGCACGGCGCTGCACCCGGTCCACGGCGCGGATCAGGGTTCCGGCCCGGACCAGATGGGCGAGCGCCTCCTGGCGGCGGATGTCGCGCCCGACCGCATCGATCTCGTCGGGCGGGGTGAGGCCGCCCCGGCGAAACACCGCTTCCAGGCCGCGCACCACCTCGGATTCGTGACGCGACGGGTCGGATGCCGCCGCCCGAACGAGATCCCGGTCCCGCACCCGACCCCTCGGCTCCATCATTCTCCTCGCGCGCAGCCCCGGTCGGCACGGGCCTCGTCACCGAACCGTCATCCCGCCATGCTGAACCCGTGCAGAACGAGGGAGGAGAACCGCGGTGAGGGATGCAACGCGCTACGCGCTCTACTACACGCCCGACCCCGGCTCCGCGCTCGCTCGTTTCGGCAACGGCATCCTGGGCTATGACAGCGAAAGCGGCGCGGCGGTTCCGCGCCTCGCCGGATTCGCGGATGTGGAGGGCGTCAGCGTCTCGCCGCGCAGCTACGGCTTCCATGCCACCCTCAAGGCGCCGATGCGGCTCGCGGCCGGCCGGAGCGAGGAGGATCTGCTCGCCGCCGCGGCCGCGCTCGCGGCGCACCACCCGCCCGTCCCGGTCGGACGGCTCGTCGTCGCAACCCTCGACGGCTTCACGGCTCTGGTCCCGGCCGAGAGCCCGGCCGGGCTCGGCATCTTCGCAGCGGAGTGCGTAGCCGCCCTCGACCCGCTCCGGGCTCCCTTGAGCGAGGCCGAGCGGACGCGGCGCCGGCCCGAGCGCTTAAGCCCGCGCGAGCGGGCGCTCCTCGACCGCTGGGGCTACCCGTACGTGTTCGAGTTCTTCCGCTTTCACATGACCCTGACGGATGCGCTGCCGGTGGAGGACCGTGCGCCCTGGCGGGAGCGCCTGAGCCGGGCCTACGGCGCCGGGGAGGAACTGGTAATCGATGCCGTGACCCTGATGCGGCAGGACGGGGATGCGCCGTTCCGCGTATTGCGGCGCCTTCCCTTCGGGAAGCCGTCCTGACTCCCCGCCATCCCGGCACGGCGCCGGCCGCTGTCATCCCACTGTCGCTGACCGGGGTTTAGGTCCGCCTCGCAAGCGACCACGGACGGGTTGATGCTGGTTGTCGAGAATCTCACGCGCCAATACGGCGCCCGGCGCGCCGTGGATGGCGTGTCGCTGCGCATCGAGCGCGGAAGCTTCGTGGGCGTGATCGGGCGATCGGGCGCGGGCAAATCGACCCTGCTGCGCATGCTCAACCGGCTCGCGGACCCGACGGAAGGGCGCATCCTCTACGACGGGCTCGACGTCACGGCGCTGCGCGGGCGGCGCCTGCGGGAATGGCGCGGGCGCTGCGCCATGATCTTCCAGCAGTTCAACCTCGTCGGTCGCCTCGACGTGATGACGAACGTGCTGATGGGGCGGCTCAACCATGCGCCGGCCCATCGCTCGCTCCTCAAGCTGTGGTCGGCGGAGGACAAGGCGCTGGCGCTCGCGGCGCTGGAGAGTTTCGACATGGGCACCTTTGCGGCAAACCGCGCCGATGCCCTCTCGGGCGGCCAGCAGCAGCGGGTCGCGATCGCCCGGGCGCTGGTGCAGGAGCCCGAGATCATCCTGGCCGACGAGCCGGTCGCCTCCCTCGATCCGCGCAACACGCGGCTGGTGATGGACGCCCTGGCGGAGGCGAACAAGCGCTACGGCATCACGGTGCTGTGCAACCTGCACTCCCTCGACCTCGCGCGGGCCTATTGCGACCGGCTGATCGGCCTCTCGGCCGGCCGGCTCGTCTTCGACGGCCGCGGCTTCGACCTGACCGAGGACGTGGCGCAAACCCTCTACCGCCTGGAGGCGGGCGAGGTGATGGACCGCCCGCCCGCCCCGCCGCTGCCGGAGCCCGGCGCCCAGCCCGTGCGGGCGGCGGCGCGCCTCGGCGCCTGACGGTTCGACCGGACGCGGAACCCCCCGCGCCTCAAAGAAGGATGGACACGATGCTCAACCGACGCACCCTCGTCGGCGCCTTCGCGGCGCTCGCGACCCTGGCGGTCCCGGCCGCGGCGCAGGATTGGAAGGCCAAGTATCCGGAGCTCACCCTCGGGGTGATCCCGGCCGAGAACGCCTCCGGCACGGTCGACCGCTACACGCCGCTCACCGAATACCTGACGAAGGAGATCGGCGTGCCGGTGAAGCTGCGGGTCGCCAACGACTACGCGGCGGTGATCGAGGGCCAGCGGGCCGGCAACATCCAGATCGCCTTCTACGGTCCGGCCTCCTTCTCGCGCGCGGTGATGACCGGCGTGAAGACCGAGCCGGTCGTCAACCAGAAGCACAGCAACGGCGCCTCCGGCTATTACTCGGTCGTCTACGTGAAGGCCGACAGTCCCTACAAGACCCTGGCGGACCTGAAGGGCAAGAACCTCGCCCTCGTCGACCCCAACTCGACCTCGGGCAACCAGGCCCCGCGCTTCTTCATGCAGAAGGCCGGCTACGACGTCGAGAAGCACTTCGGCAAGACCTTCTTCGCGGGCAGCCACGAGAATGCCGTGCTGGCTCTGGTGCAGGGAACGGCGGATGCCGCCGCGAACCTCTGGAACTCCGAGGACGACACCGCCGTCACCCGGATGATTACCAAGGGCATGCTCAAGAACGCCGACGGCTCGCCGATGAAGCAGTCGGATTTCCGCGTCGTCTTCAAGTCGGAGTTCCTGCCCGAAGGGCCCTTCGCGATCCTGTCCAGCCTGCCGGACGACCTGAAGAAGTCCATCCGCGAGGCCTTCGTTGCCGTGCCGAAGAAGGACAAGGCTGCCTTCGACAGGCTGTCGGACGGCAAGGACCTCGACTTCACGGCCGTGACCCTGAAGGACTATCAGCCGATCATCGAGATGCTTCGGTACAACGACGAGCAGCGCAAGCGTTCGTAAGGGTCCCGTGACCACGCGCATCCCACCATTGCCGCCGGCGAGGGCTCAGGTCCTCGCCGGGGCCTATGAGGCGGCCGTCGCGGGCGCGCGACGGCGCAGCCTCGCGGCGCTCGTTCTCGTCCTCGCCCTCGTGCTGGTCGCCGGGGTGATGGCGGAGGTGCGGCCGCTCACCTTCGTCCAGAATATCGAGAACTTCACCGCCTACATCGCCCAGATCCTGCCGTCGCTCTCACCCGCGACGCTGCCGGGCGATCTCGCCGCCTGGTACTGGGGCCTGCCGAAATGGCTTTCGCTTCTCGGCGAGACGCTGCTGATGGCCTATCTCGGCACGCTGTTCGGGGGCCTCGCCGCCTTCGCGCTCTGCTTCCTCGCCTCGGCCAATCTCGTGCGCTCCCGCATCCTCTGCTTTGCGACGCGCCGGCTGCTCGAACTCTTCCGCACCGTGCCGGAGGTGGTCTTCGCCCTGATCTTCGTGATCGCCTTCGGCCTCGGGCCGATGGTCGGGGTGCTCGCCCTCGCCATCCACACGGCCGGGGCGCTCGGCAAGCTCTTCGCGGAGGTGGTCGAGAACATCGACATGAAGCCCGTCGAGGGCCTGACCGCGAGCGGCGCCTCCTGGGTGGAGACGGTGCGCTTCGCCGTCGTCCCGCAGGTGCTGTCGAACTTCGCCTCCTACGGGCTCCTGCGCTTCGAGATCAACGTGCGGGGCGCAGGGGTAATGGGCTTCGTCGGCGCGGGCGGGATCGGCCAGGAGTTCCTCGTGGCGATCCGCAACTTCTACTACACTGACGTGAGCGCGATCCTGCTCCTCATCATCCTGACCGTGATCGGCATCGACATCGCGACCGAGCGGCTGCGTCATCATCTGCTCGGACGGGAGATCGCCCGATGAGCCGTCCGGCCTCCGCCCTGCGGCGCGCCGCGCTCGCCGATCTCGCGGGCCTCAGGAGCCGCCATCCCGACGCGTTCGCGACGCCGCTCCGGCACCGGCTGACGGTGATCGGCATCGTGGCGGCCGTCCTCGGGCTCGCGATCTTCGGGATGGTGCGGCTCGACTTCTCGCTGTGGCGCATCCTCGCGGGGCTCCATCGCCTCGGCGAATTCGCCGTGCTGATGCTGCCGCCCTCCTCTGGCGGGCAGCTCACGGCCTTCCTGAAGGCGCTCGGCGAGACGCTCGCCATCGCCTTCCTCGGCACGCTGACGGCGGCCCTGTTCGCCTTCCCGGTCGCATTCCTCGCCGCCCGCAACGCGGCGCCGAACCTGTTCGTGCGCTTCGCGGCCAAGCGCGGCTTCGACGTGATCCGCTCGGTCGACGTGCTGATCTGGGCGCTGATCTGGATCAACGTCGTCGGGCTCGGCCCCTTCGCGGGGGCGCTCGCCATCGCCTGCGCGGATTTCGGCGCGCTCGGCAAGCTCTTCGCCGAGGCCATCGAGACCGCCGACCGCAAGCCCCAGGAGGGCGTGACGGCCGCGGGCGGCGGGGCGCTCCACCGCCTCCGCTTCGGCCTCCTGCCGGGCGTGCTGCCGGTGCTCGCGAGCCAGGTGCTCTACTACTTCGAATCGAACACCCGCTCGGCGACCATCATCGGCATCGTCGGCGCGGGGGGCATCGGCCAGTACCTGACGGAGCTGATCCGGGTGCTGGAGATGCAGCAGGTCGCCTTCCTGGTGCTGATGATCCTGGTGACGGTGGCGGCGATCGATTTCGTCTCCGGCCGGCTGCGGCAGGCGATCATCGGCAAGGTGGTGCACTAAGCAGGTTTCGGACAAGTACCTTGCGGTTTTCCGTCAAAAACCTGCGACATGTCATACAGTTTCCGGCTGATCCGTTCGGAGACGAGAGGGCGCGGGAACCCCTCTCCCGTGCGGGAGAGGGGTTCCCGCGCCCTCTCGTCTCCGAACGGATCAACTGGAAGCCGTATCAAAAGCCTAAGCAGGATCCGTTCACGTTAGAACAGATCCTGCCTGTGCATGACGCTGATGTGATGATTATTCCGACGCCGCAACGACCGCCGGCGGTCGTTGCGGATAACGAGCCCGTCTCGAACTACCGATCCAGCACGGCGCGATCGTTCTTGGCCACCAGGGTGCGGAAATAGGGCGTCAGATCGCTTTCCGTGAGGCCGAAGGCCTGTGCGAACTGCATGATCAACTGCTGTTCGCCCGGCTCCGCCTCGCCATCCGCCATCGCGCTGTCGATCATGTTCAGGATGATGCAGAGCCGCTGCTCCGGCCGCAGGTTGGGCGCGGCGTCGGCCAGGAACTGAGCCGGCTGCGTGGAGCGGGAGTACCGCAGGACGGCGTCCAGCTGCTGGCGTGTCACGTTACGACCCAGCACCGACATGAGATGACCGATCTCCTCCGGGTCCACCTCGCCATCGGCTCCCATGCAATAGATCAATGAGACGGCAAGGCAGTTCCGCGGGGTGAGATCAAGGGATGCCTGCGACTTGAACATGTTGAACATCATCGTGTCTCCCTGCGCGGCGCGCGATCGGCAGCGCCGGCGGGTTCATAGGCAAGGAGTATATTTTTGTCGAATGTCCGGGACCGAGACGGGTGGCATCTTTTATTTGCGCATTCCGGGATGATTTCTTCGACGAACACGTAACAGGGGCGCCGGACCGGCATCCATTCCGCCCGGCATGTCCCGGCGCATGTCAGCCCTCCACCACCAGTTCCACCCGGTCGGCGACGAACAGGCTGCGCGTCGCCTGGATGCGCGTGCCCGCCGCATCGACGTTGACGCTCGCGATGGTGATCAGGACCCGGCCGGGCGCGAGGTCGAGCCGCGCGGCCTCGTCGGCGGCGGCCACGCGGGCGCCGATCCGGGTCGAGAGGCGGGTGTAGTCGGCGATCCCGTATTCCGCATAGGCGCGGGTGATCGAGCCGAGGGCCGCATAGGCGCGGTCGAAGCCCGCGAAGCGGGGCAGGGGAAGGCAGGTGCGCGCCGTCGAAATCGGCGTGCCGTCTGCCCGGTGCACGGTCAGCAGTTCGAGCACCGGATCGCCGACGCCGATTCCGAGATCCTCCGCGAGCCCATCGTCGGCCGGGATGGACGCGGCTGCGATGAGGTCGCCCCAGGCCTCGCGCCCCGCCCGCGACACGATCTCCGAGAAGCGCGTGCGCAGTCCGATCGGATAGGCGAGGCGGGGCGCCTCCACGAAGGTGCCGCGCCCCTGCGTCGCCCGCACCAGCCCGCGCTCCGCCAGTGCCGCGAGCGCCCGGCGGACCGTGTGCCGGTTCACGCCGAACCGGGCCGCCAGGGCCGCTTCCGTCGGCAGCTGGGCTCCGGCCGCGAGCCGGCCGGCCTCGATCTCGGCCGCCAGCCCGTCCGCGATCTGCCGCCATGCCGCCAGACCTTCGCCGCGGCTCAGCGCCGTCACCGGGGTGTCGCCGCTCTCGCCCATACCATCACCCGAATTGCCGTTGCCCTGCGCAGAGAGGTTGTCTATACAATTAGACAAATCGGAACACCCATCACACTCATGCCGGATCGCACTCCAACACCAGGCGGGACAGAGACGCCAGACACCGCCGCGCGCCGCGCCGTGATGGCCCTGTGCGGGCAGGCGACCCGGGAGGAGCTGCGGACCGCCCTCGCGGCGATCGGGCCCATGGGCGAGGTGGAGGATCTCCGCCCCGCCGAGACCGGGCTGGTGATGGCCCGCGGGCGCATCGGCGGCGACGGGCGCCCGTTCAACTGGGGCGAGATGACGGTGACCCGGGCGGCGATCCGGTTGGCCGCGGGCGAGACGGGCTTTGCCTATCATCTCGGCCGCGACCGCGCGAGGGCGCGGCTCGCCGCGATCCTTGATGCCCTCTGGCAGCGTCCCGACACACGGGCAGCCGTCGAGGCGGCCCTCGCGCCACTCGCGGCCCGGCGCGCGGCGGAGGCGGAGGCGGAGGCCCGGCGCATCGCGGCGACGCGGGTCAACTTCTTCACCATGGCGCGCGGAGAGGATTGATGGCGCTCGCTCCCGGTCTCAGCGATCCGGTCCATGACGGGCAGGCCGTCTTCCGGGCCGTCATGGATGCGCTCGCCCGCCCCGGCCGGATCCAGGCCATGGCCATCGCCCTGGCGCCGCCGCCCCCGCTCACGCCCGAACTCGCCGCCGTAGCGCTCGCGCTGACCGATGCGGATGCGCCGGTCTGGCTCGACCCGGCGCTTGCCGCGCAGGCGGAGGTCGCGCAGTTCCTGCGCTTCCACACCGGCGCGCCGATCGTGGCCGAGTCGGAGGCGGCCGCCTTCGCCCTCATCGCCGATCCGGCTCGCTGCCCGGACTTCTCTCGCTTCGCGCAAGGCGAGCCCGCCTATCCGGATCGTTCCGCCACCCTGGTGATGGCGGTGGAGGCGCTGGCGGAGGCGGGGGGCGTCATTCTCGAAGGCCCCGGCATCCGCGGCCAAGCCCGCCTCTCGGCCTCTCCGCTGCCGGCGGATTTCGTGGCCCGGATGGGCCGGAACCGGGCCGCCTTTCCGCTCGGAATCGACCTCCTGCTGACGGCGCCCGGCCGCATCGCCGGCCTGCCCCGCTCGACCCGCGTGACGGAGGGGTGAACCCATGTACGTGGCCGTGAAGGGCGGCGAGGCCGCCATCGCCAATGCCCACCGCCTCCTCGCGGAGGAGCGCCGGGGCGACCCCGCCGTGCCCGACCTCTCCGTGGCGCAGATCGCCGAGCAGATGAGCCTCCTCGTCGACCGGGTGATGACGGAGGGCTCGCTCTACGATCCCGACCTCGCCGCGCTCGCCCTCAAGCAGGCGCGCGGCGACCTGATCGAGGCCGTTTTTCTGGTGCGCGCCTACCGCACCACGCTCACCCGCTTCGGCGCCGCCGAGCCGGTGGAGACCGGCGCCATGAATCTGCGGCGGCGGATCTCCGCCACCTTCAAGGATCTGCCCGGCGGGCAGGTGCTCGGGCCCACCTTCGACTACACGCACCGGCTGATCGATTTCGCCCTCGCCGCTGGGGGCGAGGTGCCCGCCGCCGCCGAGGCCGAGCCGGAGCCGGGGCCGGCCCCGCGCGTGACCGATCTCCTCGGGCATGACGGCCTGATCGAGCCCTCGCCGCCGGATGCGGGCGAGCCCGTCGGCGATCTCACCCGCGAGCCGATCGACTTTCCCGCCGACCGGGCGGTGCGGCTGCAGGCGCTCGCCCGGGGCGATGAGGGCTTCGTCCTGGCGCTCGGCTACTCGACCCAGCGCGGCTATGGCCGCACCCACCCCTTCGTGGGCGAGATCCGCGTCGGCGAGGTGGAGGTGGAGTTCGTGCCGGAGGAACTCGGCTTTCCGGTGCCCCTCGGGCGCGTGGCGCTCACCGAGTGCCAGATGGTGAACCAGTT
Encoded here:
- a CDS encoding YARHG domain-containing protein; this encodes MTDHATIRSAILIGLAAAGALLPFQASAQGCEELWYQRNRIFKEAGYCFRTPRGIRTFGNAGCAYDDERDVPLSVRQRDAVAAIRETERLLGCRP
- a CDS encoding GcrA family cell cycle regulator codes for the protein MNQLVRMSHLFPAETVEEPSPELRVPFAQSGAFVCKFIIGEPNDRAICCGAPVQDGKSWCAFHRRIVFEPARPGRLR
- a CDS encoding DUF1045 domain-containing protein, whose protein sequence is MRDATRYALYYTPDPGSALARFGNGILGYDSESGAAVPRLAGFADVEGVSVSPRSYGFHATLKAPMRLAAGRSEEDLLAAAAALAAHHPPVPVGRLVVATLDGFTALVPAESPAGLGIFAAECVAALDPLRAPLSEAERTRRRPERLSPRERALLDRWGYPYVFEFFRFHMTLTDALPVEDRAPWRERLSRAYGAGEELVIDAVTLMRQDGDAPFRVLRRLPFGKPS
- a CDS encoding hybrid sensor histidine kinase/response regulator codes for the protein MSVETEEVTAAEEREALLRRIAKLERINGALMAQVERSMDQRGTAYSLFQTAITLEGQVRARTEELTALMRSLERSNQALTAAKEEAERANRSKTRFLTAASHDLLQPLNAARLSLSALGDMPVGAEAQAIVGQVERGLQTIEDLIKTLLDISKLDAGLIQPAPRSLNLADVFESVEASFGPLAARKGLRLGVRPGDLWVTSDLLLLQRILQNLVSNGIRYTQAGGVLVAARARGAEVRIDVIDSGSGIPDADRDLIFEEFHRGGRESVDGEIALGLGLSIVRRSAEALGHRLTLASRVGHGSRFTLMLPRARAEAPRPVQPLALPTSLTGARIAVIENDRAALEALARLFQNWDAHALAARDHLSLMRLTGSTWSPDVIIADYHLDGGACGLDTVTWLRTVHGGDIPAVVTTADHSPEVEAHVRAAGCELVHKPIKPGQLRALLAHLLTKA
- the phnD gene encoding phosphonate ABC transporter substrate-binding protein; the encoded protein is MLNRRTLVGAFAALATLAVPAAAQDWKAKYPELTLGVIPAENASGTVDRYTPLTEYLTKEIGVPVKLRVANDYAAVIEGQRAGNIQIAFYGPASFSRAVMTGVKTEPVVNQKHSNGASGYYSVVYVKADSPYKTLADLKGKNLALVDPNSTSGNQAPRFFMQKAGYDVEKHFGKTFFAGSHENAVLALVQGTADAAANLWNSEDDTAVTRMITKGMLKNADGSPMKQSDFRVVFKSEFLPEGPFAILSSLPDDLKKSIREAFVAVPKKDKAAFDRLSDGKDLDFTAVTLKDYQPIIEMLRYNDEQRKRS
- a CDS encoding FIST N-terminal domain-containing protein, yielding MAQGTRSCSHQCGIQTAWTDEAGAEAAVAAFAATLDRERIAHLVIFFSPSYGVDGVAAAVARHFPGIRVSGCTSSGEISPMSGLARGLVAVAFPREGFRIASVLLDRIDDLDVERAAEALRLLRTSLDAIGTGGQRFAISLIDGLANAEEAVTSAVAGGLDGVPLVGGSAGDELTFCETALIHDGAVHRRAAILLLIETDFLVEIFKNHNFEPTGTKFVVTDTDHGRRAVRELNAEPAALEYARALGMPLEALTPTDFAANPLVVRIGGDYFCRSIRHLNPDGSLSFFCAVDEGVVLTLARQKDIVEATREELARLDARLGGLDLVIGFECVLRRLDAELHQVRHCISDLYRQYNVVGFETYGEQFRSMHLNQTLTGIAIGRRTVS
- the phnC gene encoding phosphonate ABC transporter ATP-binding protein, translating into MLVVENLTRQYGARRAVDGVSLRIERGSFVGVIGRSGAGKSTLLRMLNRLADPTEGRILYDGLDVTALRGRRLREWRGRCAMIFQQFNLVGRLDVMTNVLMGRLNHAPAHRSLLKLWSAEDKALALAALESFDMGTFAANRADALSGGQQQRVAIARALVQEPEIILADEPVASLDPRNTRLVMDALAEANKRYGITVLCNLHSLDLARAYCDRLIGLSAGRLVFDGRGFDLTEDVAQTLYRLEAGEVMDRPPAPPLPEPGAQPVRAAARLGA
- a CDS encoding SelB C-terminal domain-containing protein; translation: MEPRGRVRDRDLVRAAASDPSRHESEVVRGLEAVFRRGGLTPPDEIDAVGRDIRRQEALAHLVRAGTLIRAVDRVQRRAILFHREAVEGAKATLARSFAGGDGFLAREAGAVLGISRKFSIPLLEHLDDIHFTRRIGDRRVLIGEAGAGPGTPASP